In Gemmobacter sp. 24YEA27, a genomic segment contains:
- a CDS encoding ABC transporter permease, whose amino-acid sequence MHPILKLLVQRIALGLVLLLAVSAVIFLGVEALPGDTAQAILGQSATPQALENLRAQMGLDQPALTRYFNWLGGVMTGDLGKALTNGVDIAQAIGQRLGNTLFLAGCAAVIAVPLALILGAVAARYAGRWPDKVISAITLTTISLPEFVAAYFVIYLLTIVFPVFQPVAIVFPGMSFWAKLQAVALPVIVLVMVVLAHMMRMTRAAILNVMQSAYIETAELKGLSPMTIIWKHAFPNAIAPVISVVAINLAYLVVGVVVVEVVFSYNALGQYLVDHVTKRDLPVVQAVGLIFAAVYIGLNIIADVTSIIANPRLRHPK is encoded by the coding sequence GTGCATCCAATCCTGAAACTTCTGGTCCAGCGCATCGCGCTGGGCCTCGTGCTGCTTTTGGCAGTTTCGGCGGTGATCTTCCTCGGCGTCGAGGCCCTGCCCGGTGATACGGCACAGGCCATTCTCGGCCAGTCCGCGACCCCCCAGGCACTGGAGAACCTGCGCGCGCAGATGGGGCTCGATCAGCCCGCGCTGACGCGCTACTTCAACTGGCTCGGCGGGGTGATGACCGGCGATCTGGGCAAGGCCCTCACCAATGGTGTCGATATCGCGCAGGCCATCGGGCAACGCCTGGGGAATACGCTGTTCCTTGCGGGATGCGCCGCGGTGATCGCGGTGCCGCTGGCGCTGATCCTTGGCGCGGTCGCCGCCCGCTATGCCGGGCGCTGGCCCGATAAGGTGATCTCGGCGATCACCCTGACCACGATCTCGCTGCCGGAATTTGTTGCCGCCTATTTCGTGATTTACCTGCTCACGATCGTCTTCCCGGTCTTCCAGCCCGTCGCCATAGTCTTTCCCGGCATGAGCTTCTGGGCGAAATTGCAGGCCGTGGCTTTGCCGGTCATCGTCCTCGTGATGGTGGTGCTCGCGCATATGATGCGGATGACGCGCGCCGCGATCCTCAATGTCATGCAATCGGCCTATATCGAGACGGCAGAGCTCAAGGGCCTCTCGCCCATGACAATCATCTGGAAACATGCCTTCCCGAATGCGATCGCGCCGGTGATCTCGGTGGTGGCGATCAACCTCGCCTACCTGGTCGTGGGCGTCGTCGTCGTGGAGGTGGTGTTTTCTTACAATGCGCTAGGCCAGTATCTCGTGGACCATGTGACCAAACGTGACCTGCCGGTGGTGCAGGCCGTCGGGCTGATCTTCGCCGCCGTCTATATCGGGCTGAACATCATCGCCGATGTAACCTCGATCATCGCCAACCCGAGACTGAGGCATCCGAAATGA
- a CDS encoding ABC transporter permease has protein sequence MRIPPSAIIGLVLTGIFVFSAIFADLIMPYAYDLPVGGQWESPSATHWFGTDTIGRDILSRLIKGGQITIFVALAASVISFSMGSFFGFMAAVQGGWTDQILSRICDLMMAIPSLIVALVLLSVLPLNLTVLILVMGVLDSTRVFRLARAVAMDIAVMEYVEAARLRGEKGTWVIFREILPNALSPLVAEFGLRFIFAVLFISTLSFLGLGVQPPLADWGGMVKENKDGLTYGISAALVPALAIAALAISVNLVADWVLSRTSSLKGGRG, from the coding sequence ATGAGAATACCGCCCTCAGCCATTATCGGCCTTGTCCTTACCGGCATCTTTGTGTTTTCGGCGATCTTCGCCGATCTGATCATGCCCTATGCCTATGATCTGCCCGTTGGAGGCCAGTGGGAGAGCCCCTCTGCCACGCATTGGTTCGGCACCGACACGATTGGCCGCGACATCCTTTCGCGGCTGATCAAAGGCGGCCAGATAACGATTTTTGTCGCATTGGCGGCCTCGGTCATCTCGTTCTCGATGGGGTCGTTCTTTGGCTTCATGGCGGCAGTCCAGGGCGGCTGGACCGACCAAATCCTGTCGCGCATCTGCGATCTGATGATGGCGATCCCGTCGCTGATCGTGGCGCTGGTGCTGCTGTCCGTCCTGCCGCTGAACCTTACGGTCCTGATCCTTGTGATGGGGGTGCTCGATTCAACCCGCGTCTTCCGTCTCGCCCGCGCGGTCGCGATGGATATTGCGGTGATGGAATATGTCGAAGCGGCGCGCCTGCGCGGGGAAAAAGGCACCTGGGTGATCTTTCGCGAGATCCTGCCCAATGCGCTGTCGCCACTGGTCGCTGAATTCGGCCTCAGGTTCATCTTCGCGGTTCTCTTCATCTCGACGCTTTCTTTCCTTGGTCTTGGCGTGCAGCCGCCGCTGGCCGACTGGGGCGGCATGGTGAAAGAGAACAAGGACGGTCTGACCTACGGGATCTCGGCCGCGCTGGTGCCGGCGCTCGCGATCGCAGCGCTCGCGATTTCGGTCAACCTGGTGGCCGACTGGGTGCTGTCGCGCACCTCCAGCCTGAAAGGAGGCCGCGGATGA
- a CDS encoding class II aldolase and adducin N-terminal domain-containing protein — translation MNQHSNLTHEIQRCDLAAAFRWTVRLNMHEAVANHFSLAVNPGGTRFLINPNGRHFSRITATSLVEIDAEDPDTMQRPDAPDPTAWGLHGAIHRACPHAVCVMHVHSVHATVLAALEDSHLPAIDQNSAMFHGRQVVDGHYGGMAFEEEGARCAELLADPKIHTLIMGNHGVLVIGRSVAEAFNRLYYFERAAETYIRALSTGRPLRLMSDAVAEKTAAEWEAYPGFANAHLSEIRAILDREEPDYAG, via the coding sequence ATGAACCAGCACAGTAATCTGACCCATGAGATCCAGCGCTGCGACCTTGCAGCGGCCTTCCGCTGGACGGTGCGGCTCAATATGCATGAGGCGGTGGCGAACCATTTTTCGCTGGCGGTGAACCCGGGCGGAACCCGGTTCCTGATCAATCCGAACGGGCGGCATTTCTCGCGCATCACCGCCACCTCGCTGGTCGAGATCGACGCGGAAGACCCCGATACGATGCAGCGCCCCGATGCGCCGGACCCGACCGCCTGGGGGCTGCATGGCGCCATTCACCGCGCCTGTCCGCATGCGGTCTGTGTGATGCATGTCCATTCGGTCCATGCGACGGTGCTGGCGGCGCTTGAAGACTCGCATCTGCCCGCCATCGACCAGAATTCCGCGATGTTCCATGGCCGCCAGGTGGTTGATGGCCATTATGGCGGCATGGCGTTCGAAGAGGAGGGCGCGCGCTGTGCCGAACTGCTCGCGGATCCCAAGATCCACACGCTGATCATGGGCAATCACGGTGTGCTGGTGATCGGTCGCTCGGTCGCCGAGGCCTTCAACCGTCTCTATTACTTTGAGCGCGCTGCCGAGACCTATATCCGTGCCCTGTCGACCGGACGGCCCCTGCGGCTGATGTCGGATGCGGTGGCGGAAAAGACCGCCGCAGAATGGGAGGCCTATCCCGGTTTTGCGAACGCCCATCTGTCCGAGATCCGCGCGATCCTCGACCGCGAGGAACCCGATTACGCCGGCTGA
- a CDS encoding ABC transporter substrate-binding protein: protein MSEKLDWMVARARAGKMNRREFIGRTTAMGVSAALASALFTKAALAEPKKGGTLRVGLAGGESTNTLDPALAASVVPQVGNAQWGEQLVDMKPDGTIDFRIGEEVSSSPDSKVWTFKIREGVTFSNGAPVTAEDVLATFKRHTDEQAQSGALGIVKGITDMKAEGDKLTLTLDAPSADLPYLLTDYHLIIQPGGGYDNPNAGIGAGPYILETFEPGVRYVLQKNPNHWDPNTGHADTVEILSINDNTARTAALQSGQVHIINRIDPKIAQLLAGAPGVEVRRAVGRGHYVFIMHVDTAPFDNNDLRMALKLAVKRDEMVEKVLGGLGSVGNDFPINAAYPLFDDSIPQREYDAAAAKAAYDKSGHDGSPIILRTAPGAFPGAVDAANLFAASAQAAGIPLQIQLEPDDGYWTNVWNVQPFCASYWGGRPVQDQMYSTAYLSTAEWNDTRFKNAKFDELLLAARAELDETKRKADYSEMAHIVRDEGGLILPMFNEFVAGIRSAEIGGWVDDPNAEMMNYRAPSKCWLV from the coding sequence ATGTCCGAGAAACTCGACTGGATGGTCGCCCGTGCCCGCGCCGGCAAAATGAACCGCCGCGAATTCATCGGCCGGACCACCGCGATGGGCGTCTCTGCCGCGCTGGCCTCGGCGCTGTTCACTAAAGCGGCCCTGGCCGAGCCGAAAAAGGGCGGCACCCTCCGTGTGGGCCTGGCAGGCGGCGAAAGCACCAATACGCTCGATCCGGCGCTGGCGGCTTCGGTCGTGCCGCAGGTCGGCAATGCGCAATGGGGCGAGCAGCTCGTTGATATGAAGCCGGACGGAACCATTGATTTCCGGATTGGCGAAGAGGTCTCGTCGAGCCCGGATTCGAAAGTCTGGACCTTCAAGATCCGCGAGGGGGTGACCTTCTCGAACGGAGCGCCGGTCACTGCCGAAGACGTGCTTGCGACTTTTAAGCGCCATACCGATGAACAGGCACAGTCGGGCGCGCTCGGGATCGTCAAGGGCATTACCGATATGAAGGCGGAAGGCGACAAGCTGACGCTGACGCTTGATGCGCCTTCGGCTGACCTTCCTTACCTGCTGACCGATTACCACCTGATCATCCAGCCCGGTGGCGGATACGACAATCCCAATGCCGGTATCGGTGCCGGCCCCTATATCCTTGAGACCTTCGAGCCGGGCGTCCGCTACGTATTGCAAAAGAACCCGAACCACTGGGATCCGAATACGGGTCACGCAGATACGGTCGAGATTCTTTCGATCAACGACAACACCGCCCGCACTGCCGCGCTGCAATCGGGTCAGGTTCATATCATAAACCGGATCGACCCGAAAATCGCGCAGCTGCTGGCGGGTGCGCCAGGCGTCGAAGTGCGGCGCGCGGTTGGTCGCGGCCACTATGTCTTTATCATGCATGTCGACACCGCGCCCTTTGACAATAACGATCTGCGCATGGCGCTGAAGCTTGCGGTCAAGCGCGACGAGATGGTGGAAAAGGTGCTCGGCGGGCTTGGCTCTGTGGGCAATGATTTCCCGATCAATGCGGCCTATCCGCTGTTCGACGACAGCATCCCGCAACGCGAATATGACGCGGCGGCGGCCAAGGCGGCTTATGACAAATCCGGCCATGACGGCAGCCCGATCATCCTGCGCACGGCACCGGGTGCTTTCCCCGGCGCGGTTGATGCGGCGAACCTCTTTGCCGCTTCGGCCCAGGCCGCCGGCATTCCGCTGCAGATCCAGCTTGAGCCCGATGACGGCTACTGGACCAATGTCTGGAATGTGCAGCCCTTCTGCGCCAGCTATTGGGGAGGGCGTCCGGTCCAGGATCAGATGTATTCCACCGCTTACCTGTCCACTGCGGAATGGAATGACACCAGGTTTAAGAACGCAAAATTCGACGAGCTGCTGCTGGCGGCACGGGCGGAACTGGACGAGACCAAGCGCAAGGCCGATTACTCGGAAATGGCGCATATTGTCCGGGACGAGGGCGGTCTGATCCTGCCGATGTTCAACGAATTCGTGGCGGGTATCCGGTCCGCGGAAATCGGCGGCTGGGTGGACGATCCGAATGCCGAGATGATGAACTACCGCGCTCCGTCCAAGTGCTGGCTGGTCTGA
- a CDS encoding alpha/beta hydrolase codes for MGLFLAGCGPARQPAEVTPQPEHGALSAAATAPGPAALIHEVARGKGRPERITYLIPGALSTARIFGTLRRPSGSGHLVMEYRFPGLEGQPIDPPMRVAQVAAAIARHAAQYPGARIEILGFSTGGAIAIEAAGRIGPQRSVRVVVLSGVTPFPGAYESGARGMLAVGASALTAGSLAPRAVWGEYYKVLLYGYGWRKDPTIRRLAERRAARDRDHLILPVKGLGRAHTGDLLGWTLSPAALRSGASILFLHGSVDPVFSPGGVGRLARRLDATLCVVPGGGHLMLVTHPRIVGRIGAFLRGTWQAEECR; via the coding sequence ATGGGGCTTTTTCTGGCCGGTTGCGGCCCGGCGCGTCAGCCCGCTGAGGTGACGCCACAGCCGGAGCACGGGGCGCTCAGTGCGGCGGCGACCGCTCCGGGGCCTGCGGCGCTGATCCACGAGGTTGCACGGGGCAAGGGCCGTCCAGAGCGGATCACCTATCTCATCCCCGGTGCGCTTTCGACTGCGCGTATCTTCGGTACGCTGCGCCGGCCTTCGGGGTCGGGCCATCTGGTGATGGAGTACCGCTTTCCGGGGCTCGAAGGCCAGCCGATCGACCCGCCGATGCGCGTGGCACAGGTCGCGGCTGCCATCGCGCGCCATGCGGCGCAGTATCCCGGGGCCCGGATCGAGATCCTCGGCTTTTCCACCGGCGGTGCTATTGCCATCGAGGCGGCGGGCAGGATCGGACCGCAGCGCTCCGTTCGCGTCGTGGTCCTGTCTGGGGTGACACCTTTCCCCGGCGCCTACGAATCCGGGGCACGCGGCATGCTGGCGGTCGGGGCGTCGGCGCTGACGGCGGGATCACTGGCGCCGCGCGCGGTCTGGGGCGAATATTACAAGGTGCTGCTTTATGGCTATGGCTGGCGCAAGGACCCGACGATCAGGCGCCTGGCCGAAAGACGGGCGGCACGGGACCGCGATCACCTGATCCTGCCCGTGAAGGGCCTCGGCCGGGCACATACCGGCGATCTTCTGGGCTGGACCCTGTCGCCCGCCGCCCTCCGGTCGGGGGCCAGTATCCTTTTCCTGCATGGCAGTGTCGATCCGGTGTTTTCCCCGGGCGGGGTGGGGCGGCTTGCGAGACGGCTGGATGCCACCCTCTGCGTTGTCCCCGGCGGCGGTCATCTGATGCTGGTCACTCATCCGCGTATCGTCGGGCGGATCGGGGCCTTCCTGCGCGGCACCTGGCAGGCGGAGGAATGCCGCTGA
- the dacB gene encoding D-alanyl-D-alanine carboxypeptidase/D-alanyl-D-alanine-endopeptidase, with the protein MISRRGLLAAMLASAALPACGEVMTSSPRPKLRGDGRSDGKAAPGQKAAVTTDAEALVQAAKLTGTVGFVLMDAKTGAVLEGREAGTALPPASVTKAVTALYALERLGAGRRFATRLLATGPVQGGVIQGDLVLAGGGDATLQTDQLGDLAARLAKRGVRGVSGRLLYWEGALPYAARIAADQPDQVGYNPALSGLNLNFNRVHFEWKKAGADWSVAMDARGERFIPQVSMVGMKVASRETPLYTYKGGASREDWTVASGALGKGGSRWLPVRLTGLYTAEVFRTLAKAQGVTLPEGQAVQALPRGDELARVESEALPEVLRGMLRWSTNITAECSGLSASGAGSIAASGQAMTAWVRQSFGVGASFADHSGLGGASRISAQDMAQILLRAARDGRGLKPILRDVGMKDAQGKVIKGHPVKVMAKSGTLNFVSALAGYITPPGGREMIFAIFTGDPARRDAVPVAARENPPGSEAWISRSRKLQGQLISRWASLYA; encoded by the coding sequence GTGATTTCAAGACGTGGATTGCTTGCGGCGATGCTCGCCAGCGCGGCGCTGCCAGCTTGCGGCGAGGTGATGACCTCTTCGCCGCGTCCGAAGCTCAGAGGCGATGGCCGCAGCGACGGCAAAGCGGCACCGGGGCAGAAAGCCGCTGTGACCACCGATGCCGAGGCGCTTGTCCAGGCGGCGAAACTGACGGGAACGGTTGGTTTCGTGCTGATGGATGCAAAGACCGGCGCGGTGCTCGAGGGGCGCGAAGCGGGGACAGCCCTGCCGCCGGCCTCGGTGACCAAGGCAGTCACCGCGCTTTATGCGCTGGAAAGGCTCGGGGCAGGGCGGCGCTTTGCGACCCGTCTTCTGGCCACCGGCCCGGTCCAGGGCGGCGTGATCCAGGGGGATCTGGTTCTTGCGGGCGGCGGCGATGCCACGCTGCAGACCGATCAGCTGGGCGATCTGGCGGCACGGCTGGCCAAACGCGGCGTCAGGGGCGTCTCGGGACGGCTGCTTTATTGGGAGGGCGCGCTGCCCTATGCGGCGCGTATCGCCGCTGATCAGCCGGACCAGGTCGGCTATAACCCGGCGCTTTCGGGGCTGAACCTGAATTTCAACCGTGTGCATTTTGAATGGAAAAAGGCCGGTGCCGACTGGTCGGTCGCGATGGATGCCCGGGGCGAGCGGTTTATCCCCCAGGTCTCGATGGTCGGGATGAAGGTCGCCAGCCGCGAGACCCCGCTTTATACCTATAAGGGCGGCGCTTCGCGCGAGGACTGGACGGTCGCCTCCGGCGCGCTTGGCAAAGGTGGCTCGCGCTGGCTGCCGGTGCGGCTGACCGGGCTTTACACCGCCGAGGTCTTCCGCACCCTCGCGAAAGCCCAGGGCGTGACCCTGCCCGAGGGCCAGGCGGTCCAGGCCCTGCCGCGCGGCGATGAACTCGCCCGGGTGGAAAGCGAGGCGCTTCCCGAAGTCCTGCGCGGCATGCTGCGCTGGTCCACGAATATCACCGCCGAGTGTTCGGGGCTGAGCGCCTCGGGCGCCGGGAGTATCGCCGCCTCGGGCCAGGCCATGACCGCCTGGGTTCGGCAGAGCTTTGGCGTCGGCGCGAGCTTTGCCGACCATTCGGGCCTCGGTGGGGCTTCACGGATCTCGGCGCAGGATATGGCGCAGATCCTGCTCCGCGCAGCCCGTGACGGGCGCGGGCTGAAGCCGATCCTGCGCGATGTCGGCATGAAAGACGCGCAGGGCAAGGTGATCAAAGGCCATCCGGTCAAGGTCATGGCGAAATCCGGCACGCTGAATTTCGTCTCGGCTTTGGCGGGCTATATTACCCCGCCAGGCGGGCGCGAGATGATCTTCGCGATCTTCACCGGAGACCCGGCCCGCCGCGATGCGGTTCCGGTCGCCGCGCGCGAGAACCCGCCCGGATCCGAAGCCTGGATCAGCCGCTCGCGCAAGCTCCAGGGCCAGCTGATCAGCCGCTGGGCCTCGCTTTACGCCTGA
- the betC gene encoding choline-sulfatase, whose translation MNARPNILILMVDQLNGTLFPDGPAAFLHAPNLRKLAARSVRFANSYTGSPLCAPGRASFMSGQLPRRTRVYDNAAEFTSDIPTYAHHLRRAGYQTALSGKMHFVGPDQLHGFEERLTTDIYPADFGWTPDYRKPGERIDWWYHNLGSVTGAGVAEITNQLEYDDDVAFQAVQKLYDLSRGGDARPWSLTVSFTHPHDPYVARRKYWDLYEGAPECEPPETIPFDRMDPHSKRLMEACDFRAFDITPDHIRRARQGYFANISYIDDKIGEILDVLDATRQEAVVFFVSDHGDMLGERGLWFKMNFFEGSARVPLMIAAPDLAPGLVETPVSTIDVTPTLCALAGIDMSEVMPWTAGVDLLPVAAGAARGPVAMEYAAEGSISPLVCLREGAWKYIRCAADPDQLYDLAHDPQERRNLAEDARAGEILAWFRAEADRRWDLAAYDAEVRESQARRWVVYEALRNGAWFPWDHQPLRAASERYMRNHMDLNVLEDSKRFPRGE comes from the coding sequence ATGAATGCGCGTCCGAATATTCTGATCCTGATGGTCGATCAGCTGAACGGAACGCTGTTTCCCGATGGCCCGGCCGCCTTCCTGCATGCGCCCAATCTCAGGAAGCTCGCGGCGCGCTCGGTGAGATTCGCGAACAGCTATACCGGCAGCCCGCTTTGCGCGCCGGGGCGGGCTTCGTTCATGTCAGGCCAGCTGCCGCGCCGTACCCGCGTCTATGACAATGCCGCCGAATTCACCTCGGATATCCCGACCTATGCGCATCATCTGCGCCGCGCGGGCTATCAGACCGCGCTCTCGGGCAAGATGCATTTTGTGGGCCCCGATCAGCTGCACGGGTTTGAGGAACGCCTCACGACCGATATCTACCCCGCCGATTTCGGCTGGACGCCCGACTATCGCAAGCCGGGCGAGCGGATCGACTGGTGGTATCACAACCTGGGCTCGGTCACCGGGGCGGGTGTGGCCGAAATTACCAATCAGCTGGAATATGATGACGATGTCGCCTTTCAGGCGGTGCAGAAACTTTACGACCTCTCGCGCGGCGGGGATGCGCGGCCCTGGTCGCTGACCGTCTCTTTCACCCATCCGCATGACCCCTATGTCGCGCGCCGCAAATACTGGGATCTTTATGAAGGCGCCCCGGAATGCGAGCCGCCCGAGACCATCCCTTTTGACCGGATGGACCCGCATTCAAAGCGTCTGATGGAGGCCTGCGATTTCCGCGCCTTTGACATCACGCCTGACCATATCCGCCGTGCCCGTCAGGGCTATTTCGCCAATATCTCCTATATCGACGACAAGATCGGCGAGATCCTCGATGTGCTTGACGCCACGCGCCAGGAGGCGGTGGTGTTTTTCGTCTCGGATCACGGCGATATGCTGGGCGAGCGGGGCCTGTGGTTCAAAATGAACTTCTTCGAGGGCTCGGCGCGGGTGCCGCTGATGATCGCGGCGCCGGACCTTGCGCCGGGTCTCGTGGAAACCCCGGTCTCGACCATCGACGTGACGCCGACGCTTTGCGCGCTGGCAGGGATCGATATGTCAGAGGTGATGCCCTGGACGGCAGGAGTCGATCTTTTGCCCGTCGCCGCAGGGGCAGCGCGCGGCCCTGTTGCGATGGAATATGCGGCCGAGGGCTCGATCTCGCCACTGGTCTGCCTGCGTGAGGGGGCCTGGAAATACATCCGCTGCGCCGCGGATCCCGATCAGCTTTATGACCTCGCCCATGACCCGCAGGAACGCCGCAACCTCGCCGAAGACGCGCGGGCCGGCGAAATCCTCGCCTGGTTCCGGGCCGAGGCCGACCGGCGCTGGGATCTGGCCGCCTATGATGCGGAGGTGCGGGAAAGCCAGGCCCGGCGCTGGGTGGTTTATGAGGCATTGAGGAACGGGGCCTGGTTCCCCTGGGATCACCAGCCGCTCCGCGCCGCGTCCGAGCGCTACATGCGCAACCACATGGATCTCAACGTGCTGGAGGATTCCAAACGGTTCCCGCGCGGCGAATGA
- a CDS encoding VWA domain-containing protein — protein MTDELNDLRAALKRAPASDPEARTRALALAMENFDRLQGSEEASRHKEDRPGADAPRQAGFFGGVRQMMKFLSSKPALLATTSAAALVVGVAIFLPLGNIPGIGGGTPGVTGAVSPGGDIPAQNAPAPEPALTASSQTEIAGEEPVVTAPEPAPQAAAKIAADEVPAQDGSPKPAPQPENPGPEAAARAAKEAAPGDRAEYAAENSSADEMLMEAPSQPMNEARLRVSNGIMPAGDMAYLPAPAPATEDYANAAANPVRVTAEEPVSTFSTDIDTASWSVIRSTLNAGMLPAPEQVRVEEMVNYFPYAYAAPEGGEAFATTIAVMPTPWNPDTRLVTIGLQGALPEIAARPALNLVFLVDTSGSMQDMNKLPLLKQSLALMLPELRPEDQVAIVAYAGSAGTVLEPTPAGERDKILSALDSLSAGGSTAGAEGLELAYQLAAQMAGDGEVSRILLATDGDFNVGVSDPEGLEAYVAKKRAGGTYLSVLGFGRGNLDDAVMQALAQNGNGTASYIDSLSEARKVLVDQLTGALFPIADDVKVQVEWNPAQVAEYRLIGYETRALAREDFNNDKVDAGEIGAGLQVTAIYEVTAPGSAGLKNDPLRYGSSGAVTGGGSDEMGFLRLRWKEPGESISQLKETPITGMEPASDETRFAAAIAGFGQLLQGSAYTGDWGYGDAIKLALAARGADDFGYRIEAVTLMRLAQSLAK, from the coding sequence ATGACCGATGAGCTGAACGATCTGCGTGCGGCGCTGAAACGCGCGCCGGCTTCGGACCCCGAGGCCCGCACCCGTGCTTTGGCCCTGGCGATGGAAAATTTCGACCGGCTCCAGGGATCGGAAGAGGCGTCGCGTCACAAGGAAGACCGCCCGGGGGCAGATGCGCCCCGGCAGGCGGGCTTCTTTGGCGGAGTGCGACAGATGATGAAATTTCTCAGCTCAAAGCCGGCATTGCTGGCAACGACTTCGGCGGCGGCCCTGGTGGTCGGCGTGGCGATTTTCCTGCCTCTGGGCAATATTCCCGGGATCGGCGGCGGCACGCCTGGCGTCACCGGAGCTGTAAGCCCGGGCGGCGATATCCCCGCCCAGAATGCGCCTGCCCCCGAACCGGCGCTTACCGCATCCTCCCAGACCGAAATAGCCGGGGAAGAGCCGGTCGTCACGGCGCCAGAACCCGCACCGCAGGCCGCAGCAAAGATTGCCGCCGATGAGGTGCCTGCTCAGGACGGCTCGCCAAAACCAGCCCCCCAGCCAGAAAATCCGGGACCGGAGGCCGCAGCGCGGGCTGCGAAAGAGGCCGCTCCTGGCGACAGGGCTGAATATGCGGCTGAAAATTCCTCCGCAGACGAGATGCTGATGGAGGCTCCCTCGCAGCCGATGAATGAGGCACGTCTGCGCGTCTCGAACGGCATCATGCCCGCCGGAGACATGGCCTATCTGCCTGCCCCTGCCCCCGCGACCGAGGACTATGCCAATGCGGCGGCCAATCCGGTCAGGGTCACCGCGGAAGAACCGGTTTCGACGTTTTCGACCGATATCGACACGGCATCCTGGTCGGTGATCCGCTCGACGCTGAACGCAGGCATGCTGCCCGCACCGGAACAGGTGCGGGTCGAGGAAATGGTGAATTATTTCCCCTATGCCTACGCCGCGCCCGAAGGGGGCGAGGCTTTCGCCACCACAATCGCGGTGATGCCGACGCCCTGGAACCCCGACACGCGGCTGGTGACCATCGGCCTCCAGGGCGCGCTGCCCGAGATCGCCGCCCGGCCGGCCCTGAACCTCGTCTTCCTTGTCGATACCTCGGGATCGATGCAGGACATGAACAAGCTGCCGCTGCTGAAACAGTCGCTCGCGCTGATGCTGCCCGAATTGCGGCCCGAGGATCAGGTCGCCATCGTCGCCTATGCCGGATCCGCCGGCACCGTGCTGGAGCCAACCCCGGCGGGCGAGCGTGACAAGATCCTGAGCGCGCTGGACAGCCTGTCGGCGGGCGGCTCGACCGCCGGGGCTGAGGGGCTGGAGCTCGCCTACCAACTGGCCGCGCAGATGGCGGGCGATGGCGAGGTCAGCCGCATCCTGCTGGCAACCGATGGCGATTTCAATGTGGGGGTCTCGGACCCTGAGGGGCTTGAGGCCTATGTCGCGAAAAAGCGCGCCGGCGGCACCTATCTTTCGGTGCTGGGCTTTGGGCGCGGCAATCTCGATGATGCGGTGATGCAGGCGCTGGCGCAGAACGGCAATGGCACAGCGTCTTATATCGACAGCCTGTCAGAAGCGCGAAAAGTGCTTGTTGACCAGCTGACAGGGGCGCTTTTCCCGATTGCAGATGATGTAAAAGTGCAAGTCGAGTGGAACCCGGCCCAGGTCGCGGAATACCGGCTGATCGGTTATGAGACCCGGGCGCTGGCGCGGGAAGACTTTAACAATGACAAGGTCGATGCCGGCGAGATCGGTGCGGGTCTTCAGGTCACGGCGATCTATGAGGTGACGGCGCCGGGTTCGGCGGGCCTGAAAAACGACCCGCTGCGCTATGGCTCCTCCGGGGCGGTGACCGGCGGCGGCAGTGATGAGATGGGCTTTCTCCGGCTGCGCTGGAAAGAGCCGGGGGAAAGCATCTCTCAGTTGAAGGAAACCCCGATCACCGGGATGGAACCGGCCTCGGATGAGACCCGTTTCGCGGCAGCGATTGCCGGGTTTGGCCAGCTTTTGCAGGGTTCGGCCTATACCGGCGACTGGGGTTACGGCGATGCGATCAAGCTCGCGCTGGCAGCGCGGGGTGCGGATGACTTCGGCTACCGGATCGAAGCGGTGACCCTGATGCGACTGGCGCAGAGCCTCGCAAAATAG